In one window of Deltaproteobacteria bacterium DNA:
- a CDS encoding penicillin-binding protein activator: MKSRLIIPVALAFILAGLFAAPAYAKDAPKPDHFAAAEALAALGKADAALKEYRAYLKASPTGSMAPAAWLKIAAISSGKNDVAAAREAYRAVVSRFGDSLYAPDAKLGLVDCLLREGRFKEALDEARPLAAPPNSERVRAAALVMAGSANTGLERPVQALDAFDQALSVGRELNRAQVLSKVEKAALLLEPNEQGPALSSAQNCMIQGVLGAVISERLLSEGNSAAAKDTASRVLSRCPSNERASRLKAVINGAQRSLDFNPASFGVLLPLTGSYAQHGNSILAGVELAVSQFNSLRPERTVTLIVRDSGSTAEGTRLGFSELAAAGVAAVIGPMTSADVLKKTTRDLEIPAIVFTQKEGVTAPGSYLFRNYVTLPMISQALAAYGVKSAGLKTFAVIHPNDSYGALAAKSFRQAVKAAGGTISCVRPYDPKMTDFSDVIEGFLASCVKPAKAHPPSPRAPLPALTPAAKPVPAKPVFAFDAVFIPDKPSTSGLIISQLFYYGVKKPVFGTNAWHSGKLAEVAGNATEGAVIADIFFRDSQRPEVREFMTDFTDANGRPPGFLEALGYDSAMILFRAAATEGVRSGKMLRKALVGASFGGVTGSTYFDDKGEVHKDLVILKVTNGGFDEVPGPGFFR, translated from the coding sequence ATGAAATCAAGGCTCATAATTCCGGTTGCGCTGGCTTTTATTCTGGCCGGGCTCTTTGCGGCTCCGGCATACGCCAAGGACGCCCCAAAGCCGGACCACTTCGCCGCAGCCGAGGCCCTGGCCGCTTTGGGCAAGGCCGACGCCGCCCTCAAGGAGTACAGGGCCTACCTCAAGGCCAGCCCCACGGGGTCCATGGCTCCGGCGGCCTGGCTCAAGATCGCGGCCATTTCATCGGGAAAAAATGACGTGGCTGCGGCGCGGGAAGCCTACCGGGCGGTGGTCTCGCGTTTCGGGGACTCCCTCTACGCGCCTGACGCCAAGCTGGGCCTTGTGGACTGCCTTCTTCGGGAAGGGCGCTTCAAGGAAGCCCTGGACGAGGCCAGGCCCCTGGCCGCCCCACCCAACTCCGAAAGGGTGCGGGCCGCCGCCCTGGTCATGGCCGGAAGCGCCAACACCGGCCTCGAACGCCCGGTTCAGGCCCTTGACGCCTTTGACCAGGCCCTTTCGGTGGGGCGCGAACTCAACCGGGCCCAGGTTCTTTCAAAGGTTGAAAAGGCGGCTCTCCTTCTTGAGCCCAATGAACAGGGACCGGCCCTATCCTCGGCTCAAAACTGCATGATCCAGGGCGTGCTGGGAGCGGTCATTTCAGAACGCCTTTTGTCAGAGGGCAACTCGGCTGCGGCAAAGGACACTGCCAGCCGCGTCCTTTCGAGGTGCCCGTCAAACGAACGGGCAAGCAGGCTAAAAGCCGTGATCAACGGGGCCCAGCGAAGCCTGGACTTCAACCCGGCCTCCTTCGGAGTCCTCCTGCCCCTAACCGGATCATACGCTCAGCACGGAAATTCCATCCTGGCCGGGGTGGAGCTGGCCGTCTCCCAGTTCAACTCCCTGCGACCGGAGCGCACCGTGACCCTTATTGTCAGGGACAGCGGCTCCACGGCGGAAGGCACGCGCCTGGGCTTTTCCGAGCTGGCCGCAGCCGGGGTGGCCGCCGTCATAGGCCCCATGACCAGCGCGGACGTCCTCAAAAAAACCACCCGCGACCTGGAAATTCCGGCCATCGTCTTTACGCAGAAGGAGGGCGTCACCGCCCCCGGTTCCTACCTTTTCCGGAATTACGTAACCCTCCCCATGATTTCCCAGGCCCTGGCAGCCTACGGTGTGAAGTCTGCGGGGCTCAAGACCTTCGCCGTCATCCATCCAAACGACAGCTACGGAGCCCTGGCCGCCAAGAGCTTCAGGCAAGCCGTCAAAGCAGCGGGCGGAACCATTTCATGCGTGCGACCCTACGATCCCAAGATGACGGATTTTTCCGACGTGATCGAAGGCTTCCTGGCCTCGTGCGTAAAGCCCGCCAAGGCCCATCCCCCGTCCCCACGGGCTCCCCTGCCCGCCCTGACCCCAGCCGCCAAGCCGGTCCCGGCCAAGCCCGTTTTCGCCTTTGACGCGGTTTTCATACCGGATAAGCCCTCGACCTCCGGCCTCATAATTTCCCAGCTCTTTTATTACGGCGTCAAAAAGCCCGTTTTCGGCACCAATGCCTGGCATTCGGGGAAACTTGCGGAAGTGGCGGGAAACGCCACCGAGGGCGCGGTGATAGCCGACATTTTTTTCCGCGACAGCCAGCGGCCCGAAGTGCGCGAATTCATGACCGACTTCACTGACGCAAACGGACGCCCGCCCGGCTTCCTGGAAGCCCTTGGCTATGACTCGGCCATGATCCTTTTCCGGGCCGCCGCCACAGAGGGCGTTAGAAGCGGAAAAATGCTCAGAAAGGCCCTGGTGGGCGCTTCCTTCGGCGGAGTCACCGGCTCCACCTATTTTGACGACAAGGGCGAGGTGCATAAGGACCTGGTCATTCTTAAGGTCACCAATGGCGGATTTGACGAAGTACCCGGCCCCGGCTTCTTCCGGTAG
- the recD gene encoding exodeoxyribonuclease V subunit alpha, with protein sequence MNQETGLSPLGRRFAQFMERLNKGPDPALYAASALLCQCGVEGHVCLDLGSIAPATCEAAGLSAPPPGSWAESLKKCRVVGGPGDYKPLILDHAGRLYLERLYSCEKGLARAILERSRVETWGLDLNGLRTSLDRLFPGDPGQTDWQKLAAATAVLRRFSVISGGPGTGKTRTAARIIALILELFGEKAGPVILCAPTGKAAQRLQSSVAAAKDELSSVLPERVRKAFPENASTIHRLLGAIPGKAGFAHGPGNPLVAGTIVADEASMIDLLLMSRLFSALSPDTRVILLGDSNQLASVDPGSVLGDLCAGPASGPSVEFASVLKAATGCDLAADPSATGLSDGVAHLKRNYRFGSGSETAVLARLIIEGDETGAAEFLRERANGEGSVNFVEYDDPASISEILEKRMLEGYGAFLKAATVSEALSALDRFRVLAAHREGPGSAAHANAVLERALVKRGLIPSISPAYQRRGVIITRNDGSLRLFNGDCGVMFDGRAWFSGPENAPLSFSPLVLPAHETVFAMTVHKSQGAEFEEVLILLPPRPSQVLTRELFYTAVTRARGRITVVSPLAVAAHAVKAKISRRSGLSDMLREK encoded by the coding sequence ATGAACCAGGAAACCGGGCTTTCCCCCCTGGGAAGGCGCTTCGCCCAATTCATGGAAAGGCTGAACAAGGGCCCGGACCCCGCCCTTTACGCGGCCTCGGCCCTCTTGTGCCAGTGCGGCGTGGAGGGCCACGTGTGCCTGGACCTGGGCAGCATAGCCCCGGCCACATGCGAAGCGGCGGGGCTTTCCGCTCCTCCCCCCGGCTCGTGGGCCGAAAGCCTCAAAAAATGCAGGGTGGTGGGCGGGCCGGGGGACTACAAGCCCCTGATACTGGACCATGCGGGCAGGCTCTACCTGGAGCGCCTCTACTCCTGCGAAAAGGGGCTCGCCAGGGCCATTCTTGAAAGAAGCAGGGTCGAAACCTGGGGGCTTGACCTTAACGGGCTGCGTACAAGCCTCGACAGGCTTTTTCCCGGCGACCCCGGCCAGACCGACTGGCAGAAGCTGGCTGCGGCCACTGCGGTATTGCGAAGGTTTTCCGTGATCTCAGGCGGACCCGGAACCGGCAAGACCCGCACCGCAGCCCGGATCATAGCCCTCATCCTTGAGCTTTTCGGCGAAAAGGCCGGTCCCGTCATTTTATGCGCGCCCACCGGAAAGGCCGCCCAGCGGCTTCAAAGCTCGGTGGCCGCAGCCAAAGATGAGCTTTCATCCGTGCTTCCCGAAAGGGTCCGAAAGGCCTTTCCCGAAAACGCGTCCACCATCCACAGGCTCCTGGGCGCCATACCCGGAAAGGCGGGTTTCGCCCACGGCCCCGGAAACCCGCTGGTCGCCGGAACCATAGTGGCCGACGAAGCCTCCATGATCGATCTTTTGCTCATGAGCCGCCTTTTTTCGGCCCTTTCACCGGATACCCGCGTGATCCTTCTGGGCGACAGCAACCAGCTCGCCTCGGTGGACCCCGGCTCGGTGCTTGGCGACCTCTGCGCAGGCCCGGCCAGCGGGCCTTCGGTGGAATTCGCCTCCGTCCTAAAGGCGGCCACGGGCTGCGACCTTGCCGCCGACCCTTCCGCCACCGGGCTTTCGGACGGCGTGGCGCATCTTAAAAGGAACTACCGCTTCGGCTCCGGCTCCGAAACAGCCGTGCTAGCCCGATTGATCATCGAAGGCGACGAGACGGGCGCGGCGGAATTTTTAAGGGAAAGGGCCAATGGCGAAGGTTCCGTCAATTTCGTTGAATATGACGATCCGGCCAGTATATCGGAAATACTCGAAAAAAGGATGCTGGAAGGCTACGGGGCTTTCCTGAAGGCCGCCACCGTTTCCGAGGCCTTGAGCGCCCTGGACAGGTTCCGGGTGCTCGCCGCCCACAGGGAAGGACCGGGAAGCGCTGCCCACGCCAACGCCGTGCTGGAAAGGGCGCTGGTCAAAAGGGGCCTTATCCCGTCCATAAGCCCCGCCTATCAACGCCGGGGAGTCATAATCACCCGTAACGACGGCTCGCTTCGGCTTTTCAACGGCGACTGCGGAGTGATGTTTGATGGCCGGGCCTGGTTTTCCGGCCCGGAAAACGCCCCCCTGTCCTTTTCCCCCCTGGTGCTTCCGGCCCACGAGACCGTGTTCGCCATGACCGTTCACAAGAGCCAGGGCGCGGAATTCGAGGAGGTCCTGATCCTCCTGCCGCCAAGGCCCTCGCAGGTCCTGACCAGGGAGCTGTTTTACACCGCAGTCACCAGGGCCAGGGGCAGGATCACCGTGGTTTCGCCCCTTGCCGTCGCGGCCCATGCGGTAAAAGCCAAAATCAGCAGAAGAAGCGGCCTTTCGGACATGTTGCGGGAAAAATGA